The Solanum lycopersicum chromosome 8, SLM_r2.1 DNA segment TCGGAATATAACTCTACTGGTTATCCTCTGAACATTCTAATGTAAGAAAACATTTCCTTTCAACTGTTTCATGAGTTCAATACAGAGTCGTAATTAGATTTTTGCATTCATCTTTGGTTCATTGGTATTGCTCGGAACAAATGTCCTGTTTACTCTGCCCTCCGCGTCAATGTGTGAATATTAAGAtactaaatgaatttttttattttttgaagcaACAATGCAGGGGTTATGGCTCCACCGTTCATGCTTTCTCAAGACAATATTGAATTACAGTTTGCTACTAATCATTTAGGTAAACGAggttattttttgtgtttgtttaaGATATCGTAGTTATGGGGGAGTGTTCACATCCTTCATCAAGAATTTTCACCACACTTGGCCATTCTTTGACATTGTAGAATACGAGGACTCACCTCTCTTGGAATTTGGCATTTTATAACTTTGTTTTGCTATTACTCTATGAAAACGGtataatgttacagaggtataTTTGCTTGTAGAAGATCTTTACATCAATCTTTACCTGTTTCTGTTTTAGAGTCCACTTGTTTTCTGTCCTTTATCttgaaaaaatgtgtttttcCTCTTATTTGCTGTAACTTGTCCATTGGTTTTCAAGAAGCCATAAGCTGGACTTGCAAACTGTGTGATCTAGATGTTATGTTGTAATCTAAGATGCTTGGAGTCTCCAAAAATGCTGCTGCACCTGTGCCGTATACTCCAAAAATATACAACTTTTGGAAGATCCGGCTCATAGCAGTCAGGATTTATGAAGATTCCGAGCACCATAGGTTGAAATAGATGGTTGTATCTTAAATCCTCATTTGATGTCAAAACTGAAGTGCAACTACAAGTACCAAGTCAGCTAAGTCTGATCTCGACAGTTGTCTGTGTTTTCCTCTATTGAGATTGTTCTGCTCTAATAGGATGGTTTTAGATTAAAGTACTACTTGCTTTCACCAATATAAGAAGACTAGTAATGTTTTTGCAGGTCATTTTCTTTTGACAAATCTTTTGCTACAGAACCTGAAAAATACAGCTCAAGCGAGCCATAAAGAAGGAAGGATTGTTAACGTTTCATCATTGGGACATCGATTTACATATCGTGAAGGGATCCGTTTTGACAAAATCAATGACAAAGATAGGTATTTCATGGGTGCCATCTTCATATACTTACTCATCTTCAATGTATATCTCAGTTGTTATATTTACACATTATTTTCAGGATCTGGCAGTAGGTTCTTTCTTTGCATAAGAGGTTTGACAGTACTGTTTATTTGTGTATTTCCAGTTACACTGCAATACTTGCTTATGGACAGTCAAAGCTTGCTAATATCTTACACGCTAACGAACTTGCAAGGCATTTCAAGGTACACTATTATCTTCTGAGTATTGAAACTTCTCTTAATCATTTAAATCTTATGTCCCTGACCAATGTTCTTCTCATCTAGTGACAATTTCGAAGTTGAATTACTGTTTAATTTACGAGGAATGTACGTCTCTACAGTATACTTTCCACCGTTGTACACAAGTTTGTTTTTTCAGATCATCATCTCGGTAATGAAGTGTAGGAACTAAAGGAATTCACTTCAAAGAAGCGTTGCATCTTTGAAACTACCTAAGCATAAGATCTAACAATGCTTGTCTCACCTTTCACAGGAAGAAGGAGCGGAGATAACTGCTAATTCACTTCACCCGGGATCAATTACTACCAATCTTCTCCGTCACCAAAGTTTGGTTGaaggtaaaaatttaaaatcttccACCAGAGTGGTTCTTATTGTTGTAATGACATCTCATGAAATTTGTTTCCTTCAATGAGCTTTAAGTTTTTTATCCCAAGATTAGATTTCCTTGAACTACCCTTTATAGGTATATGAAATGAACAAGAAATGAACGTTCTTTCACGAACGTTCATTGTATTGATTGATGAAGGATTTAGTACGTTAAAAACTTCGTTTTGGATATTAAAATCCTTCTAGGGTGCCATACACTATAACCGCGAGTAGTTACACCATGCAGGGCATATACAAAGTTTAGAGCCTCAACATGATATGTGTTCTTTGAAGTCCTGTGATCTTGGCAAATTTCatgtttgttaattttttatattttggacCTTTTGCAGGCTTAGTTAACTGGATTGGCAAATACTTCATTAAAAACATTCCACAGGTGAGTAGCTTTGGTACAAATATAAGATCGATAAATGTTAGTTTCCTCATGTATGTTTCTGTGTTGATTCCAGGGAGCAGCAACTACATGCTATGTAGCTTTGCATCCTCAGGTGAAGGGAATAACCGGTGAATACTTCTCGGACAGCAATATATCTGCATCAACTTCTCAGGGTACAGATGCAGAATTGGCAAAGAAACTCTGGGATTTCAGCTTGAATTTGACAAAACCTCAGTAAAAACAATGTCAATTGATGTTTTATCTCAGTATGTGATCATCGCGtaaactcttttttctttccaaatacTTTCCTTGTAATGCACATCTCGACTGGTTTTTGGCTGGACAAATCTTGCTGGCTTGaaaacttgaatttcaatgatAATGGTGACATGTATTGTTGGTAATAAGCCTCATCAATATACTTGTATATGTCTGCACTTATCTTAGCTTCAAATTTGATTCCATCATGATCTTGTGGaattatatattgaataattgaTGATACATTTTGTACCATGCTTAAAAGCCAGAAGGGATTCCATTTTTCATTGATCAAATGATCTATCCCCTTGTTTGAACATCTGGTATGGCTGAGTTCTAACAAACTATTTACGCAACTTCATAAAACGAAAGGGATGTAAATAGCCAGCATTAGTCAGTCATACATGCTTCTCCAACTTACACAGAATAAAAGTTTGGAACTCACATTCAACTTCAAAGTTTGGAACATGGTTGAAGATTTTGGATTAAAGCTGGTTTTCAAGGATCCATAATACAAGATAGATACAAAAGGCTCAAAACAGTATATGAGAGAGCTTTACAATGAACAGTTACCAAAGAAACAATATCTCAACCAAGCCTGAGATTCCCCCTCTAATCTTTGAACCTGTCAGTCCTATGAAGTCCAGGCTTGTACAGCTGTGTGACCATTTTCTCGTCTCTCCTAGTATTTCAACTCGAAGAAGAAAAGATCTTATATGCAATGAGGATCCCAAAAGAAAAGAGGATTCATAGCACTGCTGTACGAGGCTCCTAGCATGGTGATTGCTGGAGAACTAAAATAAAGTACTAGTCAAAAATATCAGGGTGATGTGGAAACCATATGCAAAAACTGTTACAGGTAGAAGTAACTTACGATAGCAACTGGGAACGAATAGATTGGGATACTGAGAGAGCCTTCTCCTTTCATCAGCTTCAATACTTTTATTCAGTGAACTACAGTCATTTTGGTATGGTTACTGTACAGTTGTTCCATGACATATCATTCTTTTTCAGGTGACTTTTACAAAGTTAGACCCCATTATCCCAACTAAAAACTGGAGAGCCTGGGTTCAGGTCAAACGATGGGCTCAATTTTACTTGGTCCCTTAAAAGCTGCTGAGCAACCCTATTAGCTAATACTGACTGTCCCTGATATGGTTGTCCATTAACACCACTTTGAGCATGGCCCCcaaaattttctccaaaaaaaCCATTGCCATATGGAGGTGCTTCTCGAGACATGTCAGACTTCAGACCGTGACTAGTGTAAGCATCAGGGTAAAAACAACTTTGGGCCTTTGGTGATGTTCCCATGTCTTCTGATGAAGAAGTTGTAGGCATAATTGGGTTAGATAGTGGAACAGCACCACCACCACCGCTAAGAGGTGTTGATGAACCAGATACAGCACGGGGGCTTGATATGGTAGAGGGGGACAATCTTCCACTCATATGTTTAGGTGATTGTGAATGGTAAACAGGGCTCTCTATCCCAACTGGAGAAACTGGGCAAGATCTTGGAACAGGTACGTCGCTGCAAAAACAAATTGAATAAGAAcatactgttttttttttaattaaaggaaTTAGTGCTTATGCGCAGAGCTGAACAACATTGCCATAAATTACACTATTTGACTACCTTGAGAATCTTTTTTGTTATACACCATTTAATTAACTGCAGCTTTAAAAAGTCAAATGCATGGAAATTACAGTGGGAGTGCATATTTTTGGGCACAAACCACATTCATAGGCTGGTGGACTTTCAccaattaatttaattcttgTACAGATCTATGGTGTCAAATTAGAGTTGACAAGTTCACCATTTTTGTGCTTGTGATAAAGTAATCTGAATTACTATTTTCTTGGTATCTAGAATGTTTAAAATGGATATACTGCAGAAGATTGTTATAGTTTCAGTTCTCAAAACCGTCCGACTTATGGTCATGTCTTTTTCTTAGTGAATAGAATAAGTCATCCGTGTAAAGTTTGACACCAggatataaaacaaaatataccATATGATAATTCCTTCTGGAAAAAGGGAA contains these protein-coding regions:
- the LOC101255321 gene encoding short-chain dehydrogenase TIC 32, chloroplastic; this encodes MWLFGLKGASGFSASSTAEEVTQGIDANGLTAIVTGASSGIGAETTRVLAMRGAHVVMAVRNVKSGEEVKDSILKEIPHAKIDVMEMDLGSMESVRKFASEYNSTGYPLNILINNAGVMAPPFMLSQDNIELQFATNHLGHFLLTNLLLQNLKNTAQASHKEGRIVNVSSLGHRFTYREGIRFDKINDKDSYTAILAYGQSKLANILHANELARHFKEEGAEITANSLHPGSITTNLLRHQSLVEGLVNWIGKYFIKNIPQGAATTCYVALHPQVKGITGEYFSDSNISASTSQGTDAELAKKLWDFSLNLTKPQ